A single region of the Vicia villosa cultivar HV-30 ecotype Madison, WI linkage group LG4, Vvil1.0, whole genome shotgun sequence genome encodes:
- the LOC131597741 gene encoding secreted RxLR effector protein 161-like: MEDSIFLSQSKYAKNIVKKFGMENASHKTKPAPTHLKLPTDEKGVNVDQSLYRSMIGSLLYLTARRPDIAFPIRVCARYQVEPKVSHINQVKRILKYVNGTSDYGMLYSHGSCSLLIGYCDGDCEESVDDKKSTSGGCFFMRDNLIPWFSKKQNCVSLSTVEAEYITTGSICS; the protein is encoded by the coding sequence atggaaGACTCCATCTTTCTATCTCAGAGTAAATATGCCAAGAATATCGTGAAGAAATTTGGGATGGAAAATGCTAGTCACAAGACAAAACCTGCTCCCACTCATCTAAAACTGCCTACGGATGAGAAAGGTGTAAATGTGGATCAAAGTCTCTACAGAAGTATGATAGGTAGTCTGCTATATCTCACAGCCCGCAGACCTGACATTGCCTTTCCTATAAGGGTGTGTGCTAGATATCAAGTTGAACCCAAAGTTAGCCATATCAATCAAGTAAAGAGGATACTAAAGTATGTGAATGGGACAAGCGACTATGGTATGTTATATTCTCATGGATCTTGCTCTTTATTAATTGGCTACTGTGATGGTGATTGTGAAGAAAGTGTTGATGATAagaaaagtacttcaggaggatgtttctttaTGAGGGATAATCTCATACCCTGGTTCAGCAAGAAGCAAAATTGTGTGTCTTTATCCACCGTTGAGGCTGAATATATTACTACAGGAAGTATTTGTTCCTAG